From Apium graveolens cultivar Ventura chromosome 9, ASM990537v1, whole genome shotgun sequence, the proteins below share one genomic window:
- the LOC141687422 gene encoding 2-hydroxy-palmitic acid dioxygenase mpo1-like, with the protein MGLFDLEKHFAFYGSYHSNPVNIFIHTLFVWPIFFTSLVLFYFTPSFYSSSEFFFLGHALIFNFGFVFTLIYALFYIALDYKAGSVGAVLCFGCWVFASSLANYLGFSLAWKVVLAAQLFCWTGQFIGHGVFEKRAPALLDNLMQAFLMAPFFVLLEVLMLFHYEPYPGFHKSVEARIDAEIKEWQDEKKKKTS; encoded by the exons ATGGGTTTGTTTGATCTTGAGAAACACTTTGCATTCTATGGATCATACCATAGCAACCCCGTTAATATTTTCATTCATACCCTTTTTGTCTGGCCTATATTTTTCACTTCTCTTGTTCTTTTCTACTTTACCCCCTCTTTTTACAGCTCCTCTGAATTCTTCTTCTTGGGTCATgctttaatttttaattttgggTTTGTTTTTACTTTGATTTATGCTTTGTTTTACATCGCTCTTGATTATAAAGCTGGTTCTGTTGGCGCTGTTCTCTGTTTTGGTTGTTGGGTGTTTGCTAGTTCTCTTGCTAATTATTTGGGcttctctttggcttggaag GTTGTCCTAGCAGCTCAGTTATTTTGCTGGACTGGTCAGTTCATAGGCCATGGTGTGTTTGAG AAACGGGCCCCAGCTCTCTTAGACAACCTAATGCAGGCCTTCCTGATGGCACCTTTCTTTGTGCTGCTCGAG GTACTAATGTTATTTCACTATGAACCGTATCCTGGATTCCACAAATCTGTTGAAGCAAGGATAGATGCTGAAATCAAAGAATGGCAGGATGAGAAGAAAAAGAAAACATCTTAG